Proteins encoded in a region of the Streptomyces sp. NBC_00310 genome:
- a CDS encoding serine/threonine-protein kinase: MDAGSQGIRKGEAVGGRYRLAEPIGKGGMAQVWRAVDLATGRDVAVKFLRPDSEDLQQLDTHERLAELDMLRARFRREGILLGRLDHPGIPELYDQGSHQSMPYLVMRLVTGVTLHKFLGRHAPLPLSVAVAVAVQTADALACAHRLPVVHRDLKPQNVMISEQGIVALLDFGIAKPLGIGVTQYTRHGSTLGSRGYQAPEQILEKEPTTRTDIYAFGCVCYELFTGRPPFTMEGTKGLIEQHLHQDALAPSLYSAGIPEALDRLVLDMLAKDPEERPTIAEVLDVLRPLAPRPGDPEPRPRLHPDPTSPLRHPQDRPPEQRPQTPPASASCADAEWLDARAVERLCDQAEREIQEGDPDETVRHLAELADRARTEWGSRRPLVRRIWELAAEGLRLTGDCGGAARLYQGIAEELVHGEGPQERADRAVLRLRVSECRLAFGEIEAAIQAIEEAGRTAAGLPALLAARVEEVRREVDLDVTERLADPGAAQV; the protein is encoded by the coding sequence ATGGACGCGGGTTCACAGGGGATCCGGAAGGGCGAGGCCGTCGGCGGGCGCTACAGGTTGGCCGAGCCGATCGGCAAAGGGGGCATGGCCCAGGTCTGGCGCGCCGTCGATCTGGCGACCGGGCGGGACGTCGCGGTCAAGTTCCTGCGCCCCGACTCCGAGGACCTTCAACAGCTCGACACGCACGAGCGGCTGGCCGAGCTCGACATGCTCCGCGCCCGGTTCCGACGCGAGGGGATCCTTCTGGGCCGCCTGGACCATCCCGGCATCCCCGAGCTCTACGACCAGGGGTCGCACCAGTCCATGCCGTATCTCGTGATGCGTCTCGTGACAGGCGTGACGCTTCACAAGTTCCTCGGCCGGCACGCCCCACTGCCCCTCAGCGTCGCTGTCGCCGTGGCCGTTCAGACAGCGGATGCCCTGGCCTGCGCCCACAGGCTTCCCGTCGTGCACCGGGACCTGAAGCCGCAGAACGTCATGATCTCCGAGCAGGGCATCGTGGCCCTTCTGGACTTCGGCATCGCCAAGCCGCTGGGCATCGGCGTCACGCAGTACACGAGGCACGGTTCGACGCTCGGCAGCCGCGGCTATCAGGCGCCCGAGCAGATCCTGGAGAAGGAGCCCACCACGCGCACGGACATCTACGCCTTCGGCTGCGTGTGCTACGAACTCTTCACCGGCCGACCGCCCTTCACCATGGAAGGGACGAAGGGGCTGATCGAACAACATCTGCACCAGGACGCACTGGCACCGAGTCTGTACTCCGCCGGCATTCCCGAGGCTCTGGACCGACTGGTGCTCGACATGCTGGCCAAGGACCCCGAGGAACGCCCCACCATCGCTGAAGTCCTCGATGTCCTACGCCCGTTGGCGCCGCGCCCGGGTGATCCCGAACCGCGGCCCAGGCTGCATCCCGACCCGACCTCACCCCTCCGGCACCCCCAGGACAGACCGCCCGAACAGCGGCCCCAAACGCCCCCCGCGTCCGCTTCCTGCGCGGACGCGGAGTGGCTGGACGCACGAGCCGTCGAGCGGCTCTGCGACCAGGCTGAGCGCGAGATCCAGGAAGGCGATCCGGACGAAACGGTCCGCCACCTCGCAGAGCTCGCCGACCGAGCGCGCACCGAGTGGGGGTCGCGGCGTCCCCTGGTTCGCCGGATCTGGGAGCTGGCCGCCGAAGGGCTTCGGCTGACCGGTGATTGCGGTGGCGCGGCCCGGCTCTATCAGGGCATCGCCGAGGAGCTCGTCCACGGTGAGGGTCCCCAGGAACGTGCGGATCGCGCGGTGCTCCGGCTCCGCGTCTCGGAGTGCCGCCTCGCGTTCGGCGAGATCGAGGCAGCGATCCAGGCCATCGAGGAGGCCGGGCGCACTGCCGCAGGACTCCCCGCGCTCCTGGCCGCCCGCGTGGAAGAGGTCCGACGCGAGGTGGACCTGGACGTCACCGAGCGGCTCGCGGACCCCGGCGCAGCTCAGGTGTGA
- a CDS encoding TIGR02677 family protein has protein sequence MEGDELVEEPRQGAPQGGEGRTEAWQRLSAYAYLSAPERLEYVAVMRVFCGTLLADLAVPDVLAKLGRAGGAGAGLDAETLTRRLDELVRWGNLLRSTHTVRASSIAEYQRSRSRYQLSKLGERVQRGADEVLAGADAAREVSSELLTLVDRGLGEIAAMVATPGGADPQQALERISTLFVQFAEFAESVRDFYAYLGQVLARYDLDGAEYQGFKELLLDYVEAITEDISFRAPRIARHLAGVWPHLPALLARIDGHTAGIGALADGLPETRVQRSRGRDIADWEGLRDWFSDTGGHEHGSQVDQLRDATLRALQSLLANAKRMLRSASGEMSRRKDLLRLAAWFDAAEPEEAHDIAVAAFGLYGARHLGVAPDPDQSVPAYVSWWTGPVVDVPVALRERGSRTPRGRAASAEDHSAQKRLLMEQARQQVEARQAAAHELLSASGRFDQVRLGAAAMRLLLELLTTALGNARLRKDAGDVPADSFPANDFPAGGIPADSFPAGGIPAGGTPADDGSRVGDILLDGAQASDADLGIRLTAWRSLGRHTVLRSVDGDLTVDDLTLAVESLPGRSGSLPMPGEASA, from the coding sequence ATGGAGGGGGACGAGCTGGTGGAAGAGCCGCGCCAAGGGGCGCCGCAGGGCGGCGAGGGCCGCACGGAGGCCTGGCAGCGGCTGAGCGCCTACGCCTATCTCAGTGCACCCGAGCGCCTGGAGTACGTCGCGGTGATGCGGGTGTTCTGCGGCACCCTGCTCGCGGACCTTGCCGTACCCGACGTGCTGGCCAAGTTGGGACGGGCGGGGGGCGCCGGGGCGGGGCTCGACGCCGAGACGCTCACGCGCAGGCTCGACGAGCTCGTGCGGTGGGGCAATCTGCTGCGCAGCACGCACACCGTCAGAGCGAGCAGCATCGCCGAGTACCAGCGCTCCCGGTCCCGTTACCAGCTGTCCAAGCTGGGAGAGCGTGTGCAGCGCGGCGCGGACGAGGTGCTGGCGGGGGCCGACGCCGCACGTGAGGTCAGCAGCGAACTGCTCACTCTCGTCGACCGGGGTCTCGGGGAGATCGCCGCCATGGTCGCCACGCCGGGGGGCGCGGATCCGCAGCAGGCGTTGGAGCGGATCAGCACGCTCTTCGTGCAGTTCGCCGAATTCGCCGAGTCCGTACGGGACTTCTACGCCTACCTGGGCCAGGTGCTCGCCCGTTACGACCTCGACGGTGCCGAGTACCAGGGGTTCAAGGAACTGTTGCTCGACTACGTGGAGGCGATCACCGAGGACATCTCCTTCCGCGCCCCGCGCATCGCCAGGCACCTGGCCGGTGTGTGGCCGCACCTGCCCGCGTTGCTCGCCCGGATCGACGGGCACACGGCGGGCATCGGGGCGCTCGCCGACGGACTGCCCGAGACTCGGGTGCAGCGCAGTCGTGGACGGGACATCGCGGACTGGGAGGGGCTGCGCGACTGGTTCAGCGACACCGGCGGACACGAGCACGGCAGCCAGGTGGACCAGCTCCGGGACGCCACCCTGCGCGCCCTGCAGTCGCTCCTCGCCAACGCCAAGCGGATGCTGCGCTCGGCTTCCGGAGAGATGTCCCGCCGCAAGGACCTGCTGCGGCTCGCGGCCTGGTTCGACGCCGCGGAACCGGAGGAGGCGCACGACATCGCGGTCGCCGCCTTCGGGCTCTACGGCGCACGGCACCTCGGGGTGGCGCCCGATCCGGACCAGTCCGTGCCGGCGTACGTGAGCTGGTGGACCGGGCCCGTGGTGGACGTACCGGTGGCGCTGCGGGAGCGTGGCAGCAGGACCCCGCGCGGGCGGGCCGCGTCCGCCGAGGACCACTCCGCGCAGAAGCGCCTCCTCATGGAGCAGGCGCGGCAGCAGGTCGAGGCCCGGCAGGCGGCGGCCCACGAGCTGCTCAGCGCGTCGGGCAGGTTCGACCAGGTGAGGCTCGGTGCGGCGGCCATGAGGCTGCTGCTGGAGCTGTTGACCACCGCCCTCGGCAACGCCCGGCTGCGCAAGGACGCCGGTGACGTCCCGGCCGACAGCTTCCCGGCCAATGACTTCCCGGCTGGTGGCATTCCGGCCGACAGCTTCCCGGCTGGTGGCATTCCGGCGGGTGGCACTCCGGCCGATGACGGTTCCCGGGTCGGCGACATCCTCCTCGACGGCGCGCAGGCGAGCGACGCGGATCTCGGCATCCGGCTGACGGCTTGGCGCAGCCTCGGCCGGCATACGGTCCTGCGCTCGGTGGACGGTGACCTGACGGTCGACGACCTCACGCTCGCGGTCGAGAGCCTGCCCGGGCGGAGTGGGTCCCTGCCGATGCCGGGGGAGGCGAGCGCCTGA
- a CDS encoding PD-(D/E)XK nuclease family protein, whose product MQNPPGTADHGWLIKVSSRMARPDPTACPTHLRTAARPLLVADPPVPFRPSPVEDFGPGPLFAALDLWEHEGWSLQRVLDELRQNRGPVRGRGAPPHPALSAWTVEVFERYVEARGAEQRAAREAGLPPTEPVRLSWTARTERREVLDARGAGQYEHTTWGRQYASADGSVRDLWIPSLRRAKPDRAAAEKAAIAYVMAQGEPTPRRRRGTEPPETASSGSRLPDRVRVFDFGCADGGVTPLLDWGQDVVRERFAADAAPAFREVATGVGTRPGASCVECKALSRCSSLRRTPGLWGAAAAAPRRSRRSVSAWDLRLHGECPAQYHLVRQLHLDDLTQENDGARRGRAVDALLNERHGASPARGCRDLPTPDESSMPPGFDLDASLTGVAVRMMEEHRSLCPLNGIGQSEKVLVQHRVTAYVPELDVVVLAVPDLLYSYRGRWIWRETKTSSRPLWEGRSLLRSYPQLALGVLLFSAGALDVDPRRSWVEFELLREERGASLLERIDPSRPENVAEAREVIAELAQPLLDDTSYEPRTGRHCHSCQARTWCKPGTAYVADHPSTPSAPVPAPETDQRSCGV is encoded by the coding sequence ATGCAGAATCCGCCAGGGACCGCCGACCACGGCTGGCTGATCAAGGTGAGCTCCCGGATGGCCCGCCCCGACCCGACGGCCTGCCCCACGCATCTGCGTACGGCTGCGCGGCCGCTGCTGGTGGCCGATCCACCTGTGCCGTTCCGTCCCTCCCCCGTCGAGGACTTCGGACCCGGACCTCTCTTCGCCGCGCTCGACCTGTGGGAGCACGAGGGCTGGTCACTCCAGCGGGTGCTCGATGAACTGCGCCAGAACCGTGGACCTGTTCGCGGTCGCGGCGCGCCCCCTCATCCCGCCCTGTCGGCGTGGACCGTCGAGGTGTTCGAGCGGTACGTCGAGGCCCGCGGCGCGGAGCAGCGGGCGGCACGGGAGGCCGGGCTCCCTCCGACCGAGCCGGTCCGGCTGAGCTGGACGGCGCGGACAGAGAGGCGGGAGGTCCTGGACGCGCGAGGAGCGGGGCAGTACGAGCACACGACCTGGGGCCGTCAGTACGCCTCCGCCGACGGTTCCGTACGGGACCTGTGGATCCCCTCACTCCGCCGGGCGAAGCCCGACCGGGCCGCCGCGGAGAAGGCGGCCATCGCGTACGTCATGGCACAGGGCGAGCCCACGCCACGCCGGCGTCGCGGTACCGAACCGCCGGAAACCGCCAGCTCTGGCAGCCGACTTCCGGACCGCGTCCGGGTGTTCGACTTCGGCTGTGCGGACGGCGGCGTCACCCCGTTGCTCGACTGGGGCCAGGACGTGGTGCGTGAGCGATTCGCAGCCGACGCGGCCCCCGCCTTCCGTGAGGTCGCGACCGGGGTCGGTACTCGGCCGGGGGCGAGCTGCGTCGAGTGCAAGGCGCTCAGCCGGTGCTCGTCGCTTCGCCGCACCCCTGGCCTGTGGGGTGCGGCTGCTGCGGCGCCGAGGCGCAGCCGGCGTTCGGTCTCGGCCTGGGACCTGCGGCTGCACGGCGAATGCCCCGCCCAGTACCACCTCGTACGGCAGCTGCATCTGGACGACCTCACGCAGGAGAACGACGGAGCACGCCGGGGGCGGGCCGTGGACGCCCTGCTCAACGAGCGGCACGGGGCTTCCCCGGCCCGGGGCTGCCGCGATCTGCCGACGCCCGACGAGTCCTCGATGCCTCCGGGCTTCGACCTGGACGCCTCGCTCACGGGCGTCGCGGTGCGCATGATGGAGGAGCACCGGTCACTCTGCCCGCTGAACGGGATCGGGCAGAGCGAGAAGGTTCTCGTCCAGCACCGGGTGACCGCGTACGTGCCCGAGCTCGACGTCGTCGTCCTGGCCGTCCCCGACTTGCTGTACTCGTACCGCGGCCGGTGGATCTGGCGCGAGACCAAGACATCGTCCCGCCCGTTGTGGGAAGGGCGCTCGCTGCTGCGGTCCTATCCCCAACTGGCCCTGGGCGTACTGCTGTTCTCGGCAGGTGCGCTGGACGTCGATCCACGGCGTTCCTGGGTCGAGTTCGAGCTTCTGAGAGAAGAACGGGGAGCCAGCCTCCTGGAGCGGATCGACCCGAGCCGACCCGAGAACGTCGCTGAGGCCCGTGAGGTCATCGCCGAGCTCGCGCAGCCCCTCCTGGACGACACGTCGTACGAACCGAGGACCGGTCGGCACTGTCACAGCTGCCAGGCCCGGACCTGGTGCAAGCCGGGCACCGCGTACGTGGCCGACCATCCGTCGACCCCCAGTGCGCCCGTACCGGCACCGGAAACCGATCAAAGGAGTTGCGGTGTCTGA
- a CDS encoding restriction endonuclease-related protein: protein MSDPSPVPDWLANPDVVLLRDIATAVVRLDGVRRLDAFTLPYPAEAQRALDALVLACLRTEARPPSGLPELIRWSRTRPLGSWPLDRLPDGLFTTADRLIDADSGEPTQLCHELAVKGLGDSTARQYDRLVIHEAMRACRDASSPESYTAFRRLLVMRPVLTEAEWAEISSDLYLDPVRFLIEEIYAPVPVSHRRDGACLACGRCLTLLTPLADGGWWCEGDQCRYQGPPPHGRLLAGVEVGEIRQLRRPLRQFVTGPGRAEAALERDLRGLGLAVEMWPGYDAYDLRVTFPDGHVWAVDVKDWAHPGFLGRAAEAVRPDPPYDEACWVVPRFRVQARRDYLDRFAHERPAHAGGLRLLTDDQLKKAARARLRGEDGPETRISPLATTRNGADHA, encoded by the coding sequence GTGTCTGACCCCTCGCCCGTGCCGGACTGGCTGGCGAACCCCGACGTCGTACTGCTGCGCGACATCGCCACCGCCGTCGTACGGCTCGACGGGGTCAGACGGCTCGACGCGTTCACGCTGCCCTACCCCGCCGAGGCCCAGAGGGCTCTGGACGCGTTGGTACTCGCCTGTCTGCGGACGGAGGCACGGCCGCCGTCCGGGCTGCCCGAGCTGATCCGCTGGTCTCGCACACGCCCCCTGGGCAGCTGGCCACTGGACCGGTTGCCCGACGGGCTGTTCACCACCGCCGACCGGCTGATCGACGCGGATTCGGGTGAGCCGACGCAACTCTGTCACGAACTGGCCGTCAAGGGGCTCGGAGACAGCACGGCACGGCAGTACGACCGGCTGGTGATCCACGAGGCCATGCGCGCCTGTCGCGACGCGTCGTCCCCCGAGTCCTACACCGCGTTCCGCCGGCTGCTCGTCATGCGCCCCGTGCTGACCGAGGCGGAATGGGCCGAGATCAGCAGTGATCTCTACCTCGATCCGGTCCGCTTCCTGATCGAGGAGATCTACGCACCCGTCCCGGTCAGCCATCGCAGGGACGGCGCCTGCCTGGCCTGCGGCCGGTGCCTGACGCTGCTCACCCCGCTGGCTGACGGCGGTTGGTGGTGCGAAGGAGACCAATGCCGATACCAGGGCCCGCCACCGCACGGCCGGCTGCTGGCAGGCGTTGAGGTGGGGGAGATCCGCCAACTACGACGTCCACTCCGTCAGTTCGTCACGGGGCCCGGGAGAGCGGAGGCCGCTCTTGAGCGTGACCTGCGTGGCCTGGGGCTCGCTGTCGAGATGTGGCCCGGCTACGACGCCTACGACCTCAGGGTCACCTTCCCCGACGGCCACGTCTGGGCGGTCGACGTCAAGGACTGGGCCCATCCCGGGTTCCTCGGCAGGGCCGCCGAGGCGGTGCGGCCCGATCCGCCCTATGACGAGGCCTGCTGGGTGGTACCGCGCTTTCGGGTGCAGGCACGCCGTGACTATCTCGACCGGTTCGCGCACGAGCGCCCCGCACACGCCGGCGGCCTTCGACTGCTGACGGACGACCAGCTGAAGAAGGCCGCGCGAGCGCGGCTGCGCGGCGAAGACGGGCCGGAAACCCGTATCTCGCCGCTCGCGACGACCAGGAACGGAGCCGACCATGCGTGA
- a CDS encoding pPIWI_RE module domain-containing protein: MYKEIRRAAYHLADAAEPWTEDFRALPFPEHWHEGLLELHNYGRSEGEWHKTIPTRRLDGVLQTLAPDVIVRPRPRPPLGEGPMPAEDFWMYVPADAPDPLPGNTLGQLLDAWLRTLGPKEAAGDPAFRSLLLGCSAELKRNLPVWEPVRGVDQLGATATDGGTAAPEPRQFQLGTDALARRILRLDPYPFEGGELHFRALPRGPRDQGAELMSQPLCRTIKRKEWWFSIVLNISLHTTPFDPRSRLHLHWGVRRWATHPRSDTKRLDLSYRQATTVYLRPKIPWLPGAPATERHALARLRRDRTADAFTWVENDPAGILHRLSVTGHFPDAAQLLSEPSAWIGEGSGVRAAVVHSTRMGVHEVGPGLMSHQRSQLTAWAEQALPEGVVRVPDLVRGRGRGTGAPANRRPKSNGDALKKKEDDLRAALARRAALAAVSRMAQAGTGRGWPPVVEARLLWQTAEVRREAIAAFMEALGLDGDTGGVQTTDQDFDQARPGKPVVLHWSTPELDLRLRCLPLVDGLADSLNLTSAAKGKAARIADAVTTRRRTLRDWLQEDGTDVTRPGLTLVEIAHRSTFRPSGTDPKFAIRLGCADVGLLTQFLVTPSTDRQIKNADSLGHRAHSAWLDGLRQLGVRVLPQHTLGGDLPGDLRYAALWMVKRRKDGPTRLPKHVPVAVLVSPHPEDNGLAVVEGWDDDARSWVSYPEFLLGLVKKAEIDPEAYTEPVPVIPGQRDATSTVAARVTSKAWRANLAQQRRETASFLQRMLHSLRGVPTVLITHAQNSRLHWPWLQDGQIVRDLVKPGHAPAGRLDDELRLVRVRGRTGRETAQWWGLADPGGANGQPAGFWAQAPLDASEQRATAERIFYSTTERPGSFAISPALDRIATRVNAAGNLTSQAGTGAWNPTLVEIAVLGCHPRGGDTDRQPQRPDDPEALALAMHQLRQAPDYTAALSLPLPLHLAGLAQAYVLPMFAEGDSTDEREVKDAGDEAVLTESTEAVHDLDPDLNEAIGLSGEPDPEDQLSLF, translated from the coding sequence ATGTACAAAGAGATCCGCCGAGCCGCTTACCACCTGGCCGATGCCGCGGAGCCATGGACCGAGGACTTCCGAGCGCTCCCGTTTCCCGAGCACTGGCACGAGGGGCTTCTGGAGCTGCACAACTACGGGCGCTCAGAGGGGGAGTGGCACAAGACGATTCCCACGCGACGCCTGGACGGTGTTCTGCAAACCCTCGCGCCCGACGTGATCGTCCGCCCGCGTCCCCGGCCGCCCCTGGGCGAAGGGCCCATGCCCGCAGAGGACTTCTGGATGTACGTGCCCGCCGACGCACCTGATCCGCTCCCGGGGAACACACTGGGGCAACTGCTGGATGCCTGGTTGCGCACGCTGGGGCCCAAGGAGGCGGCGGGAGATCCCGCCTTTCGCTCGCTGCTGCTCGGCTGCAGCGCGGAGTTGAAAAGGAACCTGCCGGTGTGGGAGCCGGTTCGTGGAGTGGATCAGCTGGGAGCCACTGCCACCGACGGTGGGACGGCTGCTCCGGAGCCCCGGCAGTTCCAGCTGGGCACCGACGCGCTGGCTCGTCGGATTCTCAGGCTCGACCCCTACCCCTTCGAAGGCGGGGAACTGCACTTCCGGGCGCTGCCCAGGGGGCCGCGCGACCAGGGGGCAGAGCTGATGTCCCAGCCGCTGTGCAGGACGATCAAGCGCAAGGAATGGTGGTTCTCCATCGTCCTCAACATCTCCCTGCACACGACACCGTTCGACCCTCGATCCCGGCTCCATCTGCACTGGGGAGTACGCCGCTGGGCCACGCACCCCAGGTCGGACACCAAGCGGCTCGACCTGTCGTACCGCCAGGCGACCACCGTCTACCTCCGACCGAAGATCCCCTGGCTGCCCGGGGCGCCGGCCACCGAGCGGCATGCCCTCGCCCGCCTACGGCGCGACCGTACCGCCGACGCGTTCACTTGGGTCGAGAACGACCCCGCAGGCATCCTCCACCGACTCAGCGTCACTGGTCATTTCCCAGATGCCGCACAGTTGTTGTCGGAGCCTTCCGCATGGATCGGAGAGGGATCGGGTGTAAGGGCTGCGGTTGTCCACAGCACGCGCATGGGCGTTCACGAAGTCGGACCCGGCCTCATGTCCCATCAGCGGTCACAGCTCACCGCATGGGCAGAACAGGCGCTGCCTGAAGGTGTGGTGCGCGTACCCGATCTCGTGCGTGGCCGAGGCCGGGGAACCGGTGCCCCGGCGAACCGTCGGCCGAAGTCGAACGGTGATGCCCTGAAGAAGAAGGAAGATGACCTGCGGGCGGCTCTTGCCCGGCGGGCCGCGCTGGCGGCCGTGTCCCGCATGGCGCAAGCAGGCACGGGACGAGGCTGGCCTCCCGTGGTCGAAGCGCGCCTGCTGTGGCAGACCGCCGAGGTACGGCGCGAGGCGATCGCGGCCTTCATGGAAGCCCTCGGTCTGGACGGCGACACCGGTGGAGTCCAGACCACCGACCAGGACTTCGATCAGGCGAGGCCTGGGAAGCCTGTCGTGCTGCACTGGAGTACGCCGGAACTCGATCTGCGACTGCGGTGTCTGCCGCTGGTCGATGGGCTCGCCGACTCCTTGAACCTCACGTCCGCAGCCAAGGGCAAGGCGGCCAGGATCGCGGATGCCGTGACGACGCGCCGCCGTACGCTACGTGACTGGCTGCAAGAGGACGGAACGGACGTAACTCGCCCTGGCCTGACTCTTGTCGAGATTGCTCATCGAAGCACCTTCCGCCCGAGTGGGACGGACCCCAAGTTCGCGATCCGGCTCGGGTGCGCCGACGTGGGCCTGCTGACCCAGTTCCTTGTCACCCCGTCCACTGACCGGCAGATCAAAAACGCCGACAGCCTTGGGCACCGCGCGCACAGCGCCTGGCTGGACGGACTGCGCCAGCTCGGGGTACGTGTCCTGCCGCAGCACACCCTCGGTGGCGATCTTCCTGGCGACCTGCGCTACGCCGCGCTCTGGATGGTCAAGCGGCGCAAGGACGGGCCCACCCGACTCCCGAAGCATGTGCCGGTGGCCGTCCTCGTTTCGCCCCACCCGGAGGACAACGGCCTGGCAGTCGTAGAAGGCTGGGACGACGATGCGCGCTCCTGGGTCTCCTATCCGGAATTTCTTCTCGGCCTTGTGAAAAAGGCAGAGATCGATCCGGAGGCCTACACGGAGCCGGTGCCTGTGATCCCCGGACAGCGTGACGCCACGAGCACAGTTGCGGCTCGAGTCACTTCCAAAGCGTGGCGTGCCAATCTGGCTCAACAACGCAGAGAGACCGCGAGTTTTCTGCAGCGTATGCTCCACTCCTTGCGTGGCGTTCCAACGGTCCTCATCACACATGCCCAGAACAGCAGACTGCACTGGCCCTGGCTGCAGGACGGCCAGATCGTCAGGGATCTGGTCAAGCCGGGGCACGCCCCGGCCGGGCGACTCGACGACGAACTGCGGCTCGTACGCGTGCGGGGGCGGACGGGACGTGAGACCGCCCAGTGGTGGGGGCTGGCCGATCCCGGCGGGGCCAATGGCCAGCCGGCGGGCTTCTGGGCACAGGCGCCGCTCGATGCCAGTGAGCAGCGAGCCACCGCCGAGCGGATCTTCTACAGCACCACTGAGCGACCCGGATCGTTTGCCATTTCACCCGCGCTCGACAGAATCGCCACTCGCGTCAATGCCGCCGGGAACCTGACATCCCAGGCAGGCACAGGGGCGTGGAACCCGACACTCGTCGAAATCGCGGTCCTCGGATGTCATCCGCGGGGAGGTGACACAGACCGTCAGCCGCAAAGGCCGGATGACCCTGAGGCACTGGCCCTGGCGATGCACCAGCTGCGGCAAGCCCCCGACTACACGGCCGCGCTGTCCCTGCCACTCCCGCTCCACCTGGCCGGGCTGGCGCAGGCCTACGTGCTTCCCATGTTCGCGGAGGGAGACTCGACCGATGAGCGGGAAGTCAAAGACGCTGGGGATGAGGCCGTACTGACCGAGTCCACTGAAGCCGTGCATGACCTGGACCCGGATCTCAATGAGGCGATCGGCCTGTCTGGAGAGCCAGACCCCGAGGATCAGCTTTCGCTCTTCTGA